A stretch of DNA from Candidatus Bathyarchaeota archaeon:
GAGAGTAAATGTTTTGGCTCTACCAAAAACGTCTGAAACTGTGTCGTCTAAACCTTTTTTGTTGTTGGTTGCAACTGCCACTCTGATTTTTTCCAAAAAAAATTCACCTCCCCCTGTCATTACAATATTTTTTGGTTTTTTGATTGGTTATTTTTCCAGTTTGGCTTTCAGGTCTTCAATTCTGGCTTTGATGCCACCCATTTCTTGGTCAAGATCTGCTTTTTCTGCTTCCAAATTTTGTTGGTAATTTTCTAAAGCTGCGATTTCTTGTTCGGGTGACTGTGGTTGCGGCATCGACTGATTTACTGGGACTGAAACTGGTTGAACTACTGGTGCGGGGTATACGAATCGACCTCTACCGAAGCCTCGTCGCCATCCTCTACCATATCCTCGTCCTCTGCCCAATCCTCTTCCGTATCCACCTGCTGGATTCGCATATCCTGGTAAAGAATATCCTGCACAGTATCCTGCGCCTCTTCCAGTCATGGGTCCTGCACCTTCTGGTCCTGTTCTATCTCCTCTTGGCATTTTTTCACCTCTATTTTGTGCATATGCACATTTTATAATTATTTGTTAATGCACAAAAATATATAAGTGTTCCGTAACATCATAACTAATGATAACAATGTCATACGGACGACGACATAGACGAGGGCGACGAGGAAGACTCCCCAAACCAGTAACCATACCTAATCCAACAAAAGTACGAAACTTCATTCCCCACCCAATAACAACTGGAACCACAATCACAATCGAACCAGCAGAATTAGAAGCCATGCGCCTAGTAGACCTTGAAGATTTATCCCAAGAAGAAGCAGGCGACAAAATGGGCGTTTCTCGTGGCACAATTTGGCGGCTAGTTAAAAATGCACGAAAAAAAGTAGCTCAGGCCTTAACAGAAGGAAGACCTTTAGCAGTAACAAATAATTTGTAAAAGAAAAAACCTTCATTCTGAATTATGGTGGTCCATAAAGCAGAACTGAATCGATTTCCCAGCTGTCTTGAATTGGGTCGATAGTTTCTATGGATCCCAAAAATCGCAATGTAACTATGTTTTGTGTTATGGTTCGTGTCATGTTGTTCCATTGATTTTGCATTAGGTTGCTGGATAATAGTTCCCATGTTCCTTCGTTCCAAATGTAAACCTCAAGTGGTTCTGCAGTTGTTGAACCCATGTAAATACAAATTTGTTCATAATTGTTGCTAATATCGACATCCGTGAATTGGACTTCTATGTCTATTTCATAATTTATTTCTGTTGAACTGCAATTTGTTATTATACAATCAATATTCCAGCTAGATTGTGTTGCGTCATTTGGTTTGTCTTCATCTCGAATGTTAATAGTGTATGTTGGTCCATTCATGAGTAATGTAGTGAAATTATTCCAACCATCAGAACTTAATACCCCTAGACTCTGCCAAGTTTCTCCATTCCATTCGTAAGCTACCAGATTTTCTTCATCTTGACTGGCTGTTTCAACATAAATGCAAACCTGTTTTGTGGTTTCATCGTAATCAACATTTGTCCACTGATATTCAAAATCCAACTTGTAATCATCAAGAACTGTTTCAGGATAAATTACAATAGTTGTTGCTGTCCAGTATGATTTTTTTATCTTAAAATCGTGCGGATCATCAAAATCTGCAGTAAATTCGCGAGTAGCTGCTCCAATTGCACATGCTGTCCCCTTTTTTGAAGAGCTGTATGTTTCTCGATTGTCTTGGTATTCACTAGGATAATCTGTTGCTATGTTGCCTTTGTCAGACCCAAAAAATGTGAACCATAAATATGGATTATAACCACCTGATGGAGTAAGTCCATTTGAATCAGGGTCATTGCTGTTACCACTTGCTTCTGGAGGCGTGATGTAGGGATCATTGGCATTTTGTATTGCATATGAAATATGTGTTGATTCTCTATACCCGCTAGTTTGAATTGTTACTGTTTTGCTATTTTCGTCACCTGTAGCTTTTTTCCAGGCTATAGACATCGTGGGGCCAGACCTCCCTGCATCTTCTTCATAGATAACAATCCAGTCTTTGCCTTCATTTTCCCAAGTTATTTTTTCCGGGCCATCACACACAAAAACAACCAGCAAAGTGTCTCCAACTTCTATTTTGTCTGGAAGCCTTACTTTATGACTTGTGGTACTACTAGATTCAACAGAATGCGTTTTGGAACGAATATTTGGATATCCATTACTGCCACCGCCCAAGTTTTCTTCGTGAAGCGTCATGTAATTACCATCTGGGCTAATATCTTGAGCGTTCACAAAATCTATTTGTGTCCCAAAATTTACGTTTCCAACATCGGGGTATTGTACAATGCTTGTTAATCCCGTCCCAAAATCCGTTTCTGTAATTGTATTAAAAACATTGTTAGGTTCCCCTTGTTGATTGGCAAAATTACTATGGGTTCCTTTATCTGCTGACTCATCTACGTCTGAAATTGCATTAACATAATGAATTGAAGCTATATTTTTGGTTTCTAAGTTAGGTTGCAAAACTGAAACAATTTTTATTGGAGTAAGCCTTTTGGTCGTGAATTTAAACTCATATTTTTCTAATTCAGTGAAATCTTGGTTTACACGAATAGTAGTGCTTCTGCCTGGGTTGATTTTTAAGTTTCCATCAATAATTTCATAATCTTTTGATACTTCTCCGTTTATTTGTAATGAACTCAATGTAGCGCCTTGAGTTCCAATGTTTTTGATTGTTAAATCAGCATGTGAAATAGCCGGGCTTATTGCTTTCTTGTTCTTGATAATTCTGAATATCATAGTGGGTGTCGATGAAACAATTTGAATTCTTAATAAAAAAACTTCTGAATTCGCAAAACTTATTTCAAATCTTTAATAAACCGTATTTATTCTATGGACTGAGTTATATTTCTCCATATTTTTTTTATTGCATTTGAAACTTTGCTGTCGGGGGCATGTTCAATTACTGGTTTTCCTGCAACCATTGCTTCGGTAAATATGGAATCAAAGGGTATCTTTCCCACTACATCTACTTTGTTCTTTTCACAAAATAGGATTATATTCAATGTGTTTTGTTCGTTTAAATCGTACTTATTTATACAAACCTGTGCAGATATCTTAAAATGGTTAAGCAACTCAAGTGCTCGTATCATGTCATGAATTCCTGATAACGTTGGCTCTACTACTATTATACCTAGGTCCACTCCACCTACTGATGCAATTACTGGGCAACCAATTCCCGGTGGACCGTCGTTTATGATTAAATCACAGTTTTCTTTTTCTGCAACTTTTTTTGCATTTTTTCTAACTAACGACACAAGTTTGCCAGAGTTTTCTTCCCCTGGATTTAGCAACGCATGGGACATCAAACCGTATTCAGTCTTTGAAATGAAAGCTTGTCCTGAAACTCGTTTTTCCAGTTTTATTGCAGCTAATGGGCAAACGTAAACACATACTCCGCAACCTTCGCACAAAATTGGGTCAATTCCTTGTTGGGTTATGGCTCCAAAGCGGCAGTGTTCTTCACATTTTCTGCATTGTACACAAGTATCAGAATCTATTACTGCGACTCTGGACGCTTTGAACTCTTGTGTCTCCAAAACTGCAGGATTTAGCAACATGTGAAGATCAGGAGCATCAACATCACAGTCAGTTATTACAGCATTTTTTGCCAAAACAGCAAGAGACGCAGTTACACTAGTTTTTCCTGTTCCACCTTTTCCGCTAAGTATTGTAATTTCTCTGGTCATTTTTGGCACCTTTGTATTGTTTTTTGCATTTCCTGAAACTTGTTTTTCCACTCTGGCATGTCTGTTACAAATGGAACTCCACGAGAATACAGCTCTGCAATTTTTTTACTAAACGGAATCTCCATCAGAATGGGTATGTTTTCTTGTTTACAGTAATCGTAAACTTTTTTGTCACCTACTTCTGCACGATTAATTATAACCCCCATGGGCACTCCAAGATTTTTCAAAACTTGAACAGTTATCTTCAAATCATGCAAACCAAAGGGGGTGGGTTCAGTAACAAGAATGCAATAATCTGTTTTATGAACCGAAGAAACCAACGAACAGGCAGTTCCAGGAGGGGCATCAATTACCACGTTTTTACTGGGGTTAATTTCTGCCTTAACTGCCTTTATCAATGGAACAGCCATTGCCTCGCCAACATTGAGTTCACCATAAACTAGGTCAATGTTGTTAGAATTTCCCTTTTTTATGACGCCTATTTTCCTTTTTGTTTCAGTGATTGCGTCTTTGGAACAAACTAGCATGCATCCTCCACAGCTGTGGCACAATTCAGGGAAAACCAAAACGGTCTTTGGGGCTACAAACAGGGCGTTAAATTCACAAAATTTTGCACATTTTCCACAATAGACACATTTGTCCTCCGAAATTACGGGGACTAAACTGTGAACTGGTTTAGTTTGAGTTATTTTTGGATTTAATAAAATATGGGCGTTTGGTTCTTCAACGTCGCAATCAAGTAGTTGGACATTATCTAAGGAAAGAGCCAAATTTACGGCTACTGTTGTTTTTCCGGTTCCCCCTTTTCCGCTTGCAACCGTTATTATCAATCTATTTCTCTTCTTTTGATTGCTAACGTGATCTTTTTGCACTTAGTGGTTGTGGGACTGACTGCATCCTGTTGTTAATTCTTGAAGTTCATCGTTGTTGTAGGCTGTGACAACATCTTTTACTGTGTTTGCTTCCGTTCGTAAAACTGCAACGCCGCCTGCTTGGAACATCTGCAGTGCTTTTGAACCTAAACCATATGTAACTAGAGCTTTTGGTTTCAATTGCATTATTCTATCTGGTGGCAATCCTACTCCTCCAAAGTGTTCGCTAGTGTTTGCTATTGTTCCGTTACCGATTACTTTCCCGTTTTCATCTAAGTCAATTATTGCATAGAATGGAGCTCTGCCAAAGTGTTGAGAAAGCATAGAATCTAGACCATTTTCTTCTGAAACTGGAATGACTAATCTTGTATTCATTTAACTTGCACCTCCATGTAACATTTTTCGAAAATTATTGCCCTTTGGATGCTCCTTTTCCCATTCCGAAATGTCCTCCAACAGTTGGATTGGATGTTTCTTCAAGTTCACCGTTTTTGTATTTTTCAACAGCTTCTTTGATATTGCCAGAAACTCCAGTTATAACCTTAATTCCTGTTGCAGACAAAACTTTGAAGGCGTTCGGTCCAACATTGCCTGTGATTACTACTTTTGCTCCACTGTTTACTACTGTCTGAGCAGCTTGAATTCCCGCTCCGTGAGCAGCGTTTGTAGAATCATTCAAAACTACATTAAACTCCATGGTTTCAGAATTTACTACCACAAAATATGGGCATCTGCCAAACCTTGAATCCACATTTGCATCCAAACTGTTTGAAGATGCTGAAACACAAATTTTCATTAGGTTCTTTTTCTCCTTTCATTCTGTTTTTTTGTTTTTTAAGAAATCTTCAATTTTTTTCACAATTTCTTTGAATGCCTTAGTTGCAGGCGAATCGGGGTACTTTTTCAAGAATGTTGTTCCCTTGTCTGCTTCTTCACAGATTTTGGGGTCCATTGGAATTTGTCCCAGAAAAGGCACCTTTAATTCTTCAGCTATTCGTTTTCCTGCCCCTGAACCCAGAATGTTAACAGATTCGCCACATTTAGGGCAAACAAATCCACTCATGTTTTCTACAATGCCGATGACAGGAATTTTCATCTGTCTTGAAAAAATAACAGCTTTTTTAACTACGTCTTCAGAAACTTGCGAGGGAATAGTAACAATTATTGTTCCATCCATTTCTGGAATGAGTTGCATTGTGCTAAGGGGTTCATCTCCAGTTCCCGGTGGTGCATCGATAAACAGAAAATCCAGCTCGCCCCAAATAAAATCTGATAAAAACTGCTTGATTGCTTGCATCTTTAATGGACCACGCCATACAATTGGGGTTTCTTGGTTTGTTACCAAAAAATCCATGGATACTACCTTGATTCCTTCAGAGTTGGTTACTGGATACGCTCCATTGGGTGTAATTTGAAGTTTTTCTCCTTTTACACCCAGAAGTTTGGGGATGCATGGTCCGTGGATATCTACATCTAGCATTCCAACGCGGTTTCGGTGTCCGTTTATTGCGAATGCAATTGCCAAATTTGCTGATACTGTGCTTTTGCCCACTCCGCCTTTTCCGCTAATTATTGCAATTTTGTGCTTGATTTTACTCATGTTCTTTTTCAGATTTTGGTCCTTTTGTACTGCAGCTTGATTTTCCATTTTTTATCACTAAATTAATAATCCTTGTTATGTTTGTTTACAAATCAAAACATTTAATAAACGTTTCGTTTAGTAAAATAACTGCTGATTTAACATGGACGCCATTGACTGGAAACTAATAATGCACCTTCAATCTGATGGTAGGAAAACATTCAAAGATTTAGGTGAAGCCATCGGTTTTACTAGTTTAGGAGCAAAAAAAAGAGTTGATAAATTGCTTGGTAACGGCATAATTGACATTTCAGCTATGGTAAACACCGATAAACTTGACCTGCGTTTAGCACTGATCTTGTTGGAGATTGAAAATGCAGAAGCAATGCGAAAAATAATTGACCGTTATAGCAAATGTCCTAGGATAATCAACTTTTTTACCACAATGGGAGGATTCAATTTAATTGCCTTGGTGATGGCAGAAGATCAAGCTACACTGGAAAGCGAGTGTGTTGAAAAATGTGCATTGCGCAGTGGCGAAGGAATCCGAAGATCAGAAATTTATCTTATTGGCGGAATTCATCATTATCCGTACATGCCTTTGAAGGCTGATGCACTGCGTGAAAGTGCAGACATTGCCCCTTGTGGAGTCAAATGTGATGGCTGTCAATCCTTTGAAGATAAAAAATGTGTAGGTTGCCCTGCATTAAGTTATTACAGGGGACCACTTAAAGAAGCTAAGTAGTTGCTGTTATTTTGTTTAGTAGTCATGTTAAATTATCGTGAGTAGCCTGAAGGCTATTCCTCCGAGGACTAGCGCAAGGGCAATTTCTATTACTGTTATTGTTGTAGCTTTTTTCCACCCAAACTCTTTGACTAATGCTCCAATTGTAGCAACACATGGAATGTAAAGCATAACCACTAGGGTGAAAACTATCATTTGTGTTGGTGTCATTACTGTTGCAAAGTTTGTTGTTCCTAGTAATGTTGCAAGCATTATCAGGGTTAGTTCTTTTCGTAGGACTCCAAAGATTAACGCAATTCCTGTAACAGCGGGTAATCCAAGCCATGCAACAGTTATCGGGCT
This window harbors:
- a CDS encoding DUF5320 domain-containing protein → MPRGDRTGPEGAGPMTGRGAGYCAGYSLPGYANPAGGYGRGLGRGRGYGRGWRRGFGRGRFVYPAPVVQPVSVPVNQSMPQPQSPEQEIAALENYQQNLEAEKADLDQEMGGIKARIEDLKAKLEK
- a CDS encoding DUF134 domain-containing protein — translated: MSYGRRHRRGRRGRLPKPVTIPNPTKVRNFIPHPITTGTTITIEPAELEAMRLVDLEDLSQEEAGDKMGVSRGTIWRLVKNARKKVAQALTEGRPLAVTNNL
- a CDS encoding 4Fe-4S binding protein gives rise to the protein MTREITILSGKGGTGKTSVTASLAVLAKNAVITDCDVDAPDLHMLLNPAVLETQEFKASRVAVIDSDTCVQCRKCEEHCRFGAITQQGIDPILCEGCGVCVYVCPLAAIKLEKRVSGQAFISKTEYGLMSHALLNPGEENSGKLVSLVRKNAKKVAEKENCDLIINDGPPGIGCPVIASVGGVDLGIIVVEPTLSGIHDMIRALELLNHFKISAQVCINKYDLNEQNTLNIILFCEKNKVDVVGKIPFDSIFTEAMVAGKPVIEHAPDSKVSNAIKKIWRNITQSIE
- a CDS encoding ATP-binding protein, with the protein product MIITVASGKGGTGKTTVAVNLALSLDNVQLLDCDVEEPNAHILLNPKITQTKPVHSLVPVISEDKCVYCGKCAKFCEFNALFVAPKTVLVFPELCHSCGGCMLVCSKDAITETKRKIGVIKKGNSNNIDLVYGELNVGEAMAVPLIKAVKAEINPSKNVVIDAPPGTACSLVSSVHKTDYCILVTEPTPFGLHDLKITVQVLKNLGVPMGVIINRAEVGDKKVYDYCKQENIPILMEIPFSKKIAELYSRGVPFVTDMPEWKNKFQEMQKTIQRCQK
- a CDS encoding NifB/NifX family molybdenum-iron cluster-binding protein — its product is MNTRLVIPVSEENGLDSMLSQHFGRAPFYAIIDLDENGKVIGNGTIANTSEHFGGVGLPPDRIMQLKPKALVTYGLGSKALQMFQAGGVAVLRTEANTVKDVVTAYNNDELQELTTGCSQSHNH
- a CDS encoding NifB/NifX family molybdenum-iron cluster-binding protein, which encodes MKICVSASSNSLDANVDSRFGRCPYFVVVNSETMEFNVVLNDSTNAAHGAGIQAAQTVVNSGAKVVITGNVGPNAFKVLSATGIKVITGVSGNIKEAVEKYKNGELEETSNPTVGGHFGMGKGASKGQ
- a CDS encoding Mrp/NBP35 family ATP-binding protein; this translates as MENQAAVQKDQNLKKNMSKIKHKIAIISGKGGVGKSTVSANLAIAFAINGHRNRVGMLDVDIHGPCIPKLLGVKGEKLQITPNGAYPVTNSEGIKVVSMDFLVTNQETPIVWRGPLKMQAIKQFLSDFIWGELDFLFIDAPPGTGDEPLSTMQLIPEMDGTIIVTIPSQVSEDVVKKAVIFSRQMKIPVIGIVENMSGFVCPKCGESVNILGSGAGKRIAEELKVPFLGQIPMDPKICEEADKGTTFLKKYPDSPATKAFKEIVKKIEDFLKNKKTE
- a CDS encoding Lrp/AsnC family transcriptional regulator, which gives rise to MDAIDWKLIMHLQSDGRKTFKDLGEAIGFTSLGAKKRVDKLLGNGIIDISAMVNTDKLDLRLALILLEIENAEAMRKIIDRYSKCPRIINFFTTMGGFNLIALVMAEDQATLESECVEKCALRSGEGIRRSEIYLIGGIHHYPYMPLKADALRESADIAPCGVKCDGCQSFEDKKCVGCPALSYYRGPLKEAK